In Engraulis encrasicolus isolate BLACKSEA-1 chromosome 24, IST_EnEncr_1.0, whole genome shotgun sequence, a single genomic region encodes these proteins:
- the LOC134441450 gene encoding uncharacterized protein LOC134441450 isoform X3 has protein sequence MEETTKRQPAFDTSNISIYRSPAAETKEDEEELMMKVRELERLNALIAEGKAMLAMKTPGTPPDCECPTQADKTPEILIKCPPHGFLPVLQQTPSTMDNHRTTALSEKSCGAEPYDPFEVDAEDENPMMEGSIKGLHHESQQQEVTAEEVGIGTGPYGGIDMVSPIEGQLLSKVKGAGIGGMDIVSHRKDRPFSEPEVEDEETYLYREKPGDCHPTCSKRLKSSDQCEKTERTHSTDKSEVPKLTFGELETIFLSMGFHFPQSSTVNQLGSKVDDAIKPHGTTPSLFSSHVDTHGSQVYNLFQVSEEEHGNEAMEASQREHGNQPVKAGVEEQWKQAMEAIPQQPEMGGHGKQLVEAFIEEHGNPLMETAIGQHGNRPLEEGTLVQPQEGLLGEDGNALSGYDLESSKQEGEDFFSRAKMDKEHNRSNDHETGGQTKCMDNHHQANKAIPKAVSLQHSQGPVTNSVETIWICGDGLVDLASRLANSPTYGMKLGHTIAGVRLYWKGELSMKWAGLVPLLHLLACDWPIPDMLIIHLGDDDIIMRDTEELQCAMERDLTFIHDLFPHCLIVWSDLLPNKISKQGSSALVVQDGIHDVVNRRMHAVVAALGGMALTHELLIPELYRHHGARFSRLVVEKLFLNIKQFVSQWSLEVERASEMCSPECHPPPCASSFTCSILDDSIHPKSTNSHSKHKERPPSHPPSLPKKQEQVGEGQVKPKEVRLSTETAKRSTGVMEAKQCMEQRTRSPELVKPCPVPDESSASTHLKSPNSHPKPKEKYLSTLVLKKQQVTEAKVMDQDTEEVKCTTDNAKQPTEDTMVASQSSEMLNQPMGSNWLKGMVNQPMVAYWFKGMVNQPMVASQSTEMVNQPMVAYWSKGMVNQPMVASQSTEVVNRPMVTSQSTEVVNQPMVTKRSTDVVKQPMVAKRPAEVVNQPMVAGQSTEVVNQPMVASQSTEVLNQPMVPSQSTEVVNQLMVASQSTEVVNQPIRAKRSAEVMCSSEEAKRSRFTSTIPDDLSTATCPKATNGHPNPKGKPSSTSLPTEQQVSEAKVMKQDTEEVKCTTDNAKQPTEDTMVASQSTEMLNQPMGSKRSAEVVNQPMVASQSTEVVNQPMVARQSTDMLNQPMGSKRSAEVVNQPMVASQSTEVVNQPMVASQSTEMLNQPMVASQSTEMVNQPMVANWSKGMVNQPVVTSQSTGMVNQPMGSKRSTDVVNQPMLASWSTEVVNQPIVESRSTEVVNQPIGAKQSAEVMSSSEEAKPSRFTSTIPDDSSAASCPKATNSHPNPKGKPSSTSLPTEQVTKAKVMDQVTEEVKCTTDNAKQPTEDTMVASQSTEMLNQPMVASQSTEMLNQPMGSKRSTDVVNQPMVAKRSAEVVNRPMVTSQSTEVVNRPMVAGLSTEVVNQPMVASQSTEVLSQPMVASQSTEVVNHPLVASQSTEVVNRPIRAKRSAEVMCSSEEAKRSRFTSTIPDDSSTATCPKATNGHPNPKGKPCSTSLPTEQQVTEAKVMDQDTEEVKCTTDNAKQPTEDTMVASQSTEMLKQPMGSKRSTDVVNQPMLASRSTEVVNQPIVENRSTEVVNQPIGAKRSVEVMCSSEGAKPSRFTSTIPDDSSAGISPKATNSHPNPKGKPCSTSLPTEQQQVGEEKYREAKRSTEERKLPTEEAKRSMEMEKQFTEVSRQSTEEPKQSPDDARWSREEARGAASAGARAVLAEKREALEAQKTALEAKLAKFAVSPTLRHTTEQQLKDLKIKLKIRKTIAKRVWIIGDSGVLISIQKHMFMRPVENGLVWKPYWIPLKGVTLSKVIQHLLDVCFSWPNPDMLIIHLGSSCDIPHGNLEEMVLTIQEHLLMIRRIFPQCALVWSDILSRTHRKTQGHEDAHSTDLASNRHEVNLRMRDIVKQLGGAAIAHGNIQPEHFVSESRMLSDEGVQLFKQNILALVDPWKWDHNYTQSLSEHLPEPTRPANHKETLGPSTDRTDHPITGCGIQKAARVVWICGNNFCGFARDSAKQQSIPLRSGTGSLEVVWKVVSKGRFPLKNLVRSEDKVIRQPDMVIIYLDGGDVRGNWESVVPNLKREMELLHTVFPECLLVWSDIFKGINLSTTDPGLDIINAIMHTAVTELGGRVVTHNNIGPDIFQGNNSKQVISRVTQRANLNIQEFVLKWETEISGLAQNTKPSPQ, from the exons ATGGAGGAAACCACAAAAAGACAGCCGGCTTTCGACACCTCTAATATCAGCATTTACAGATCCCCTGCAGCTGAGActaaagaagacgaagaagagctGATGATGAAAGTAAGAGAGCTGGAGAGACTCAATGCATTGATTGCTGAAGGAAAGGCTATGCTAGCCATGAAGACACCGGGCACACCCCCTGATTGTGAGTGCCCAACTCAAGCTGATAAGACCCCAGAGATTTTAATCAAATGCCCACCCCACGGCTTCCTCCCTGTCCTCCAACAAACACCTTCCACTATGGACAATCATAGAACTACAGCCCTATCTGAAAAAAGCTGTGGGGCTGAGCCGTATGATCCCTTTGAGGTTGATGCGGAAGATGAGAACCCGATGATGGAAGGAAGCATCAAGGGGCTACATCATGAATCGCAGCAGCAGGAAGTAACAGCTGAGGAGGTTGGGATTGGCACTGGACCTTATGGTGGCATTGATATGGTGTCACCCATAGAGGGTCAACTCCTCAGCAAGGTCAAGGGGGCTGGGATTGGTGGCATGGATATAGTCTCTCACAGGAAGGACCGGCCCTTCAGCGAGCCTGAGGTAGAGGATGAGGAGACTTATCTGTACAGAGAAAAGCCTGGTGACTGCCATCCTACCTGTAGCAAGCGCCTCAAGAGTTCAGACCAATGTGAGAAAACAGAACGAACACATAGCACGGACAAGAGTGAAGTACCTAAACTAACCTTTGGTGAACTTGAGACCATTTTCCTCTCCATGGGGTTTCATTTTCCCCAGAGCTCCACAGTTAACCAGCTGGGAAGTAAGGTAGATGATGCAATAAAGCCTCATGGCACAACGCCATCATTATTTTCATCTCATGTAGACACCCATGGCAGCCAAGTGTATAACCTTTTCCAAGTGAGTGAAGAAGAGCATGGAAATGAGGCCATGGAAGCATCCCAAAGAGAACATGGGAATCAGCCGGTCAAAGCTGGGGTAGAAGAGCAATGGAAGCAGGCTATGGAAGCAATCCCACAACAACCAGAGATGGGCGGCCATGGGAAGCAGCTTGTGGAAGCTTTCATAGAAGAGCATGGGAATCCACTCATGGAAACGGCCATAGGACAGCATGGAAATAGGCCTTTGGAAGAGGGAACATTAGTGCAGCCTCAAGAAGGACTTCTTGGGGAGGACGGAAATGCTTTAAGTGGCTATGACCTAGAGTCTTCTAAGCAGGAAGGGGAGGACTTCTTCAGTAGAGCCAAGATGGATAAGGAGCACAACAGGTCAAATGACCATGAAACAGGAGGCCAAACAAAATGTATGGACAATCATCATCAGGCAAATAAAGCCATTCCCAAAGCTGTCAGTCTTCAGCATTCACAAG GGCCTGTTACCAATAGTGTGGAAACGATATGGATTTGTGGCGATGGACTTGTGGATCTGGCATCCCGCTTGGCAAATTCACCAACATATGGCATGAAACTGGGACATACTATTGCCGGCGTCCGCTTGTACTGGAAGGGTGAGTTGTCCATGAAATGGGCAGGGCTTGTACCCCTATTGCACCTGCTTGCTTGTGATTGGCCAATTCCAGACATGCTAATCATCCACCTGGGTGAcgatgacatcatcatgagggaCACAGAGGAGCTTCAATGTGCCATGGAGAGAGACCTGACCTTTATACACGACCTCTTCCCCCACTGCCTCATTGTCTGGTCAGACCTGTTGCCGAACAAAATTTCCAAACAAGGTTCTTCAGCTCTGGTGGTCCAGGACGGGATTCATGACGTGGTAAATCGCAGAATGCATGCTGTGGTTGCAGCACTGGGTGGAATGGCCCTAACTCATGAACTCCTCATCCCAGAGCTCTACCGCCATCATGGGGCCCGATTCTCACGGCTCGTTGTGGAAAAGCTTTTCTTGAACATCAAACAATTTGTGAGTCAGTGGAGCTTGGAAGTGGAACGCGCTTCAGAGATGTGTTCCCCAGAGTGCCACCCTCCGCCCTGTGCTTCTTCATTCACCTGTTCCATCCTTGATGACTCCATTCATCCTAAGTCTACCAACAGTCACTCCAAGCACAAGGAAAGACCTCCCTCACATCCCCCCTCATTGCCAAAGAAG CAAGAGCAGGTTGGTGAGGGACAGGTAAAGCCCAAGGAGGTGAGACTGTCTACGGAGACGGCGAAGAGGTCTACAGGGGTGATGGAGGCAAAGCAGTGTATGGAACAGAGGACTCGATCCCCTGAGCTGGTGAAGCCCTGCCCTGTTCCTGACGAGTCGTCTGCTTCCACTCATCTTAAATCTCCCAACAGTCACCCCAAGCCTAAAGAAAAATATTTATCTACCTTGGTGCTTAAGAAG CAGCAGGTCACTGAGGCCAAGGTCATGGACCAGGACACGGAGGAGGTAAAGTGTACTACAGACAACGCCAAACAGCCTACAGAGGACACAATGGTGGCCAGCCAGTCCTCAGAGATGCTGAATCAACCAATGGGGTCAAATTGGTTAAAAGGGATGGTGAATCAGCCAATGGTGGCATATTGGTTTAAAGGGATGGTGAATCAACCAATGGTGGCAAGCCAGTCCACAGAGATGGTGAATCAGCCAATGGTGGCATATTGGTCAAAAGGGATGGTGAATCAACCAATGGTGGCAAGCCAGTCCACAGAGGTGGTGAATCGGCCAATGGTGACAAGCCAGTCCACAGAGGTGGTGAATCAGCCAATGGTGACAAAGCGGTCCACAGACGTGGTGAAACAGCCAATGGTGGCAAAGCGGCCTGCAGAGGTGGTGAATCAGCCGATGGTGGCAGGCCAGTCCACAGAGGTGGTGAATCAGCCAATGGTGGCCAGCCAGTCCACGGAGGTGTTGAATCAGCCAATGGTGCCCAGCCAGTCCACGGAGGTGGTGAATCAGCTAATGGTGGCCAGCCAGTCCACGGAGGTGGTTAATCAGCCAATCAGGGCAAAGCGGTCTGCGGAGGTGATGTGCTCTTCAGAAGAGGCAAAGCGTTCTAGATTCACCTCCACTATTCCTGATGACTTGTCTACTGCCACTTGTCCTAAAGCTACCAACGGTCACCCCAACCCCAAAGGAAAACCTTCTTCTACCTCATTGCCTACAGAG CAGCAGGTCTCTGAGGCCAAGGTCATGAAACAGGACACGGAGGAGGTAAAGTGTACTACAGACAACGCCAAACAGCCTACAGAGGACACAATGGTGGCCAGCCAGTCCACAGAGATGCTGAATCAACCAATGGGGTCAAAGCGGTCTGCAGAGGTGGTGAATCAGCCAATGGTGGCAAGCCAGTCCACAGAGGTGGTGAATCAGCCAATGGTGGCCAGACAGTCCACAGATATGCTGAATCAGCCAATGGGGTCAAAGCGGTCTGCAGAGGTGGTGAATCAGCCAATGGTGGCAAGCCAGTCCACAGAGGTGGTGAATCAACCAATGGTGGCCAGCCAGTCCACAGAGATGCTGAATCAGCCAATGGTGGCCAGCCAGTCCACAGAGATGGTGAATCAGCCAATGGTGGCAAATTGGTCAAAAGGGATGGTGAATCAACCAGTGGTGACCAGTCAGTCCACAGGGATGGTGAATCAGCCAATGGGGTCAAAGCGGTCCACAGACGTGGTGAATCAGCCAATGCTGGCAAGCTGGTCCACAGAGGTGGTGAATCAGCCAATTGTGGAAAGCCGGTCCACAGAGGTGGTTAATCAGCCAATCGGGGCTAAGCAGTCTGCGGAGGTGATGTCCTCTTCAGAAGAGGCAAAGCCTTCTAGATTCACCTCCACTATTCCTGACGACTCATCTGCTGCCTCTTGTCCTAAAGCTACCAACAGTCACCCCAACCCCAAAGGAAAACCTTCTTCTACCTCATTGCCTACAGAG CAGGTCACTAAGGCCAAGGTCATGGACCAGGTCACGGAGGAGGTAAAGTGTACTACAGACAACGCCAAACAGCCTACAGAGGACACAATGGTGGCCAGCCAGTCCACAGAGATGCTGAATCAACCAATGGTGGCCAGCCAGTCCACAGAGATGCTGAATCAACCAATGGGGTCAAAGCGGTCCACAGACGTAGTGAATCAGCCAATGGTGGCAAAGCGGTCTGCAGAGGTGGTGAATCGGCCAATGGTGACCAGCCAGTCCACGGAGGTGGTGAATCGGCCAATGGTGGCAGGCCTGTCCACAGAGGTGGTGAATCAGCCAATGGTGGCCAGCCAGTCCACGGAGGTGTTGAGTCAGCCAATGGTGGCCAGCCAGTCCACGGAGGTGGTGAATCACCCACTGGTGGCCAGCCAGTCCACGGAGGTGGTTAATCGGCCAATCAGGGCAAAGCGGTCTGCGGAGGTGATGTGCTCTTCAGAAGAGGCAAAGCGTTCTAGATTCACCTCCACTATTCCTGATGACTCGTCTACTGCCACTTGTCCTAAAGCTACTAACGGTCACCCCAACCCCAAAGGAAAACCTTGTTCTACCTCATTGCCTACAGAG CAGCAGGTCACTGAGGCCAAGGTCATGGACCAGGACACGGAGGAGGTAAAGTGCACTACAGACAACGCCAAACAGCCTACAGAGGACACAATGGTGGCCAGCCAGTCCACAGAGATGCTGAAACAGCCAATGGGGTCAAAGCGGTCCACAGACGTGGTGAATCAGCCAATGCTGGCAAGCCGGTCCACCGAGGTGGTGAATCAGCCAATTGTGGAAAACCGGTCCACAGAGGTGGTTAATCAGCCAATCGGGGCAAAGCGGTCTGTGGAGGTGATGTGCTCTTCAGAAGGGGCAAAGCCTTCTAGATTCACCTCCACTATTCCTGATGACTCATCGGCTGGCATTTCTCCTAAAGCTACCAACAGTCACCCCAACCCCAAAGGAAAACCTTGTTCTACCTCATTGCCTACAGAG CAGCAACAGGTCGGAGAGGAAAAGTATAGGGAGGCAAAACGTTCTACAGAGGAGAGAAAATTACCTACAGAGGAGGCAAAACGGTCTATGGAGATGGAAAAACAGTTCACAGAGGTGTCAAGGCAGTCTACAGAGGAACCGAAACAGTCTCCGGATGACGCAAGATGGTccagagaggaggcgagaggggcTGCTTCGGCGGGGGCGCGTGCAGTATTGGCGGAAAAGCGGGAGGCTCTGGAGGCACAGAAGACGGCATTGGAGGCCAAGCTGGCTAAATTTGCAGTTAGCCCAACACTGCGTCACACCACAG AACAACAACTTAAAGACCTGAAGATTAAACTGAAGATTCGAAAAACTATAGCCAAAAGGGTCTGGATTATTGGGGACTCTGGAGTGTTGATATCCATCCAAAAGCATATGTTTATGCGCCCGGTTGAAAATGGCCTTGTTTGGAAACCTTACTGGATACCGTTAAAGGGTGTGACCTTATCCAAGGTCATTCAGCATCTGCTGGATGTCTGTTTCTCCTGGCCCAATCCGGACATGCTGATCATCCATCTTGGATCATCCTGTGACATCCCACATGGGAACCTGGAGGAGATGGTGTTGACCATCCAGGAGCACCTGCTCATGATCCGACGGATCTTCCCCCAATGCGCCCTGGTGTGGTCGGACATCCTGTCAAGGACGCACAGGAAAACACAAGGACATGAGGATGCCCACAGCACTGACCTGGCCAGTAACCGACATGAGGTCAATCTGAGAATGCGCGATATAGTCAAGCAACTTGGAGGAGCAGCGATCGCACATGGAAACATTCAGCCAGAGCACTTTGTCTCAGAAAGCCGCATGCTCTCTGACGAGGGTGTGCAGTTGTTTAAGCAGAACATCTTAGCCCTTGTTGATCCATGGAAGTGGGACCACAACTATACCCAGAGTCTTTCAGAACATCTTCCTGAACCCACGAGACCTGCAAACCACAAGGAAACGCTGGGACCATCAACTGATAGAACCGATCATCCCATCACAG GCTGTGGTATCCAGAAGGCTGCGCGAGTGGTGTGGATTTGTGGGAACAATTTCTGTGGATTTGCCAGAGATTCGGCAAAACAGCAAAGTATTCCACTGCGAAGCGGCACTGGCTCGCTGGAGGTGGTTTGGAAAGTAGTCAGTAAAGGGAGGTTTCCCTTGAAGAACCTGGTGAGATCAGAGGACAAGGTCATTCGCCAACCAGACATGGTCATCATCTACCTGGACGGTGGTGATGTGAGAGGAAACTGGGAATCAGTTGTGCCCAACCTCAAGAGggaaatggagttactgcacacTGTCTTCCCAGAGTGCCTCCTTGTGTGGTCTGATATCTTCAAGGGAATTAATTTGAGCACCACAGATCCTGGTCTGGACATCATTAACGCCATAATGCACACTGCAGTTACTGAACTGGGTGGAAGAGTTGTTACTCACAACAACATCGGGCCAGACATTTTTCAAGGCAACAATAGTAAACAGGTTATTTCCAGAGTGACCCAAAGAGCCAACCTCAACATCCAGGAGTTTGTGTTGAAGTGGGAGACAGAGATCAGTGGCTTAGCACAGAACACAAAGCCCTCACCACAATGA